The following are encoded together in the Lathyrus oleraceus cultivar Zhongwan6 chromosome 3, CAAS_Psat_ZW6_1.0, whole genome shotgun sequence genome:
- the LOC127127903 gene encoding uncharacterized protein LOC127127903 isoform X2: MYLRENQIVKNHHQHPVMYQNVIVMRHSERLDNVEPLWISTATRPWDSPLTQPGRVLAFKTGQGIRKNLGFPIHRLFVSPFLRCVQTAAEIVIALSTVNDAGGSVKVSFENGLCQMLNRINIRRNIAPKDGNFSFGISQLEAMFPNGSVDNNYQMVYKEAKVRYQETITNLADKYPTENLLLVTHGEGTQVALSSFTKDVVEHKVKYCGYVQLRRPIFVNNHSFIGGKLNLQTHIGQNGVTYISSQDI, encoded by the exons ATGTATTTAAGAGAAAACCAAATTGTGAAAAACCATCATCAGCATCCAGTTATGTACCAAAACGTCATCGTAATGAGGCACAGTGAACGCCTCGATAACGTTGAGCCATTATGGATATCCACAGCCACGCGACCGTGGGATTCGCCACTGACTCAACCGGGTCGGGTTCTAGCATTCAAAACGGGTCAAGGCATCCGAAAGAACCTCGGATTCCCGATTCATCGACTCTTTGTTTCCCCTTTTCTACGTTGCGTCCAAACTGCTGCAGAAATCGTTATCGCTCTCTCCACTGTTAACGATGCTGGTGGAAGCGTTAAG GTCTCTTTTGAGAATGGATTATGTCAAATGCTAAATAGAATAAATATTCGCCGCAACATTGCTCCTAAAGATGGAAATTTTAGTTTTGGTATATCACAGCTTGAAGCCATGTTCCCAAATGGAAGCGTGGATAATAACTACCAAATGGTATACAAAGAG GCAAAGGTTAGATATCAAGAAACAATTACAAATCTTGCAGATAAATATCCTACTGAAAATTTGTTGCTTGTTACACATG GGGAAGGAACTCAAGTGGCTCTTTCTTCATTTACAAAAGATGTTGTGGAACATAAAGTGAAATATTGTGGTTATGTTCAACTTAGACGTCCTATCTTCGTAAACAACCATTCCTTTATTGGTGGAAAGTTGAATTTACAAACTCATATTGGTCAAAATGGGGTAACTTATATATCCTCTCAAGATATTTGA
- the LOC127127903 gene encoding uncharacterized protein LOC127127903 isoform X1, with the protein MYLRENQIVKNHHQHPVMYQNVIVMRHSERLDNVEPLWISTATRPWDSPLTQPGRVLAFKTGQGIRKNLGFPIHRLFVSPFLRCVQTAAEIVIALSTVNDAGGSVKVSFENGLCQMLNRINIRRNIAPKDGNFSFGISQLEAMFPNGSVDNNYQMVYKELPKWEESVTQAKVRYQETITNLADKYPTENLLLVTHGEGTQVALSSFTKDVVEHKVKYCGYVQLRRPIFVNNHSFIGGKLNLQTHIGQNGVTYISSQDI; encoded by the exons ATGTATTTAAGAGAAAACCAAATTGTGAAAAACCATCATCAGCATCCAGTTATGTACCAAAACGTCATCGTAATGAGGCACAGTGAACGCCTCGATAACGTTGAGCCATTATGGATATCCACAGCCACGCGACCGTGGGATTCGCCACTGACTCAACCGGGTCGGGTTCTAGCATTCAAAACGGGTCAAGGCATCCGAAAGAACCTCGGATTCCCGATTCATCGACTCTTTGTTTCCCCTTTTCTACGTTGCGTCCAAACTGCTGCAGAAATCGTTATCGCTCTCTCCACTGTTAACGATGCTGGTGGAAGCGTTAAG GTCTCTTTTGAGAATGGATTATGTCAAATGCTAAATAGAATAAATATTCGCCGCAACATTGCTCCTAAAGATGGAAATTTTAGTTTTGGTATATCACAGCTTGAAGCCATGTTCCCAAATGGAAGCGTGGATAATAACTACCAAATGGTATACAAAGAG TTACCTAAATGGGAAGAATCAGTTACGCAGGCAAAGGTTAGATATCAAGAAACAATTACAAATCTTGCAGATAAATATCCTACTGAAAATTTGTTGCTTGTTACACATG GGGAAGGAACTCAAGTGGCTCTTTCTTCATTTACAAAAGATGTTGTGGAACATAAAGTGAAATATTGTGGTTATGTTCAACTTAGACGTCCTATCTTCGTAAACAACCATTCCTTTATTGGTGGAAAGTTGAATTTACAAACTCATATTGGTCAAAATGGGGTAACTTATATATCCTCTCAAGATATTTGA